From a region of the Mesoaciditoga lauensis cd-1655R = DSM 25116 genome:
- the phoU gene encoding phosphate signaling complex protein PhoU, which translates to MEHQPTSNCEHEIDLLRIKLNEMFSLSMEAFRASVTSLENMDLALARKTVNGDDEIDSLKRVIEEMAYEILEKFHLLSSDLRRIIMAIKISGELERIADQAVNIAQVSEFMNGRNLIKPLIDIPKMAQIAEKMIRDSMMAYFKEDVELAKKVWLMDDTVDALDKKLVEDIKSVILERDTEEVISQAERLILVSRAIERVADHATNICEETVYMILGKEMHKIL; encoded by the coding sequence ATGGAACATCAACCAACTTCAAATTGTGAACACGAGATCGATCTTCTAAGAATAAAATTGAATGAAATGTTCAGCCTTTCTATGGAAGCTTTCAGAGCTTCTGTTACTTCGCTTGAGAATATGGACTTAGCACTTGCCCGAAAAACTGTAAACGGTGATGATGAAATAGACTCTCTTAAAAGGGTTATTGAAGAGATGGCCTATGAAATTTTGGAGAAGTTCCATTTGCTTTCATCAGATCTTAGGCGCATCATAATGGCGATAAAAATATCGGGAGAACTTGAAAGGATAGCAGATCAAGCTGTGAATATAGCTCAAGTTAGCGAATTCATGAACGGCAGAAACCTCATAAAACCTTTGATTGACATTCCAAAAATGGCTCAGATAGCTGAGAAAATGATAAGGGATTCTATGATGGCTTATTTCAAAGAGGATGTGGAACTTGCCAAAAAAGTTTGGCTTATGGATGATACGGTAGATGCTTTGGATAAGAAACTAGTAGAGGATATCAAATCGGTTATCTTGGAAAGAGATACGGAAGAAGTCATATCGCAAGCCGAAAGACTTATCTTGGTGTCAAGGGCAATAGAAAGGGTTGCAGATCACGCAACGAATATTTGCGAAGAAACGGTTTACATGATTCTTGGAAAAGAAATGCATAAAATCCTTTGA
- a CDS encoding response regulator transcription factor, which yields MKNVLLVEDEEDMIEIISYILKTNAFDVTAVQDLSHMWNELSKKTFDVILLDVGLPDGSGMDALKVLKEKNVKSAVIMVTARRTDMDKILGLELGADDYITKPFNSYELLARIKAVIRRTKASNEEEKIGLDDSQNVFRFGKKVIKMDSYTAIDENGNEIDFAGKEFDLLKLFITHPSKVFTREEILDRIWGKDFFGEFRTVDVHVSKIRKKLGDKIIKTVRGVGYKLGESDG from the coding sequence GTGAAAAACGTCCTTTTGGTTGAAGATGAAGAGGATATGATAGAGATAATCTCTTACATTTTGAAAACCAATGCCTTTGACGTTACAGCTGTTCAAGATCTGTCACACATGTGGAATGAACTTTCTAAAAAAACATTTGACGTTATCCTCCTTGATGTGGGATTGCCGGATGGCTCAGGAATGGATGCTCTTAAGGTTCTGAAGGAGAAAAATGTGAAATCGGCCGTTATAATGGTAACGGCGAGAAGGACTGATATGGATAAGATACTTGGACTAGAACTTGGAGCCGATGACTACATAACAAAGCCTTTTAACAGTTATGAGCTTCTTGCAAGGATTAAAGCGGTTATCAGAAGAACAAAGGCGTCAAATGAAGAAGAAAAAATCGGATTGGATGATTCACAAAACGTGTTCAGATTTGGAAAAAAAGTGATAAAAATGGATTCTTATACCGCCATAGATGAAAACGGGAACGAGATAGACTTTGCCGGTAAAGAATTCGATCTCTTGAAGCTGTTTATAACGCATCCGTCTAAAGTTTTTACGCGAGAAGAAATTCTTGACAGGATATGGGGTAAGGATTTTTTTGGTGAATTTAGAACGGTCGATGTACATGTTAGTAAGATTCGCAAAAAACTGGGAGACAAAATAATAAAAACCGTGAGAGGCGTGGGTTACAAACTTGGTGAAAGCGATGGATGA
- a CDS encoding sensor histidine kinase, translating into MDDEILDFVKEGIVKTNENFEILYFNKAFKKMFPTSFLNEGKREKIIEVLSFSKMNTAFEVADKGKTFCEEAPVYFGGNRIECKITVFKKDNVMNWIFEDITSFKVLEDAKADFVSAVSHEFMTPLGVIQGFLSIIGDPQMNPPLREKYVNRAMAQLKRLEKLVDQLLSLSELEMKKYVPNFSTVNLSQMIAEAKEEMAYRWKEKNVDVEINCPTDLYIETDENALYRILTNLLSNAIKYSFENGKVTISAKAMNDYVAISFEDHGIGIKEEEVPRIFERFYRATNSTRTGAKGMGLGLSLVKHLCEVINAKVDVKSQYMIGSVFTLKLKKDV; encoded by the coding sequence ATGGATGATGAGATCTTGGATTTTGTCAAAGAGGGAATTGTGAAAACTAATGAGAATTTTGAGATTTTGTACTTCAACAAAGCGTTTAAAAAAATGTTTCCCACCTCATTCTTAAATGAAGGTAAAAGAGAAAAGATAATTGAAGTACTTTCTTTTTCGAAAATGAACACGGCTTTTGAAGTTGCAGACAAAGGAAAAACTTTTTGTGAAGAGGCTCCCGTTTACTTTGGCGGAAATCGCATTGAGTGTAAGATCACCGTTTTCAAAAAAGACAACGTTATGAATTGGATCTTTGAAGACATCACAAGTTTCAAGGTGCTTGAAGATGCCAAAGCCGATTTTGTGTCTGCGGTATCACATGAATTCATGACGCCTTTGGGCGTGATACAGGGCTTTTTGTCCATAATAGGTGATCCTCAAATGAATCCACCACTGAGAGAAAAATACGTAAACAGGGCCATGGCGCAGTTAAAAAGGTTGGAAAAGCTGGTGGATCAACTTTTATCACTGAGTGAATTAGAAATGAAGAAATACGTTCCGAATTTTTCTACGGTAAACCTTTCACAGATGATCGCCGAGGCAAAAGAGGAGATGGCTTATCGTTGGAAAGAAAAAAATGTTGATGTGGAAATTAATTGTCCGACGGATTTGTACATTGAAACCGATGAAAACGCTTTGTATAGGATTTTGACCAATTTGCTTTCCAACGCCATAAAGTATTCTTTTGAAAATGGAAAAGTTACGATAAGCGCAAAAGCAATGAACGACTACGTAGCCATATCTTTTGAAGATCATGGAATAGGAATAAAGGAAGAAGAGGTTCCGAGAATATTCGAAAGGTTTTATAGAGCCACGAATAGCACAAGAACGGGAGCAAAAGGAATGGGATTGGGGCTTTCCTTGGTGAAGCATCTTTGTGAAGTTATAAACGCAAAGGTGGACGTTAAATCTCAATACATGATTGGAAGCGTGTTTACGTTAAAACTAAAAAAAGATGTATAA
- a CDS encoding B12-binding domain-containing radical SAM protein, producing MKILMVYPRYPDTFWGFKHALKFISKKTALPPLGLVTIASYLPKEWDIKLVDMNAEKLSESDVKNSDYVFISAMTIQRESAKEVIKMANNLGTPVVAGGPLFTMEPDHFPNVDHFVLGEAEEVMSKLVNDIEKGEVKHYYASPRFPDIKKTPVPRWDLLNLKWYASMSLQFSRGCPYNCEFCDIGALNGRVPRSKDTEQVIRELQSLYDAGWRKAVFFVDDNFIGKKVVLKKEVLPAVIRWQREHGDPFTFYTEVSVDLSDDEELMNLMQEAGFNRVFVGIETPDPDSLQEANKYQNIKHDLKTSIQKMQSHGFDVQGGFIVGFDNDRPTIFERQFNFIQEVGIVTAMMGILNAPRGSALYERMRKEKRLIGEITGDNVNISTNFIPKMDPKVLIEGYKKLVSALYTPKNYYKRLRKFLSVYNLPKLARPKIDFNDVKAFLKSMVFIGVFGKERKEYWKALMWSLFKKPKYFSTVVAFAIYGYHFRKIAEKVARENSEVVVRELCSEH from the coding sequence TTGAAAATCTTGATGGTGTATCCGCGTTATCCTGACACGTTTTGGGGGTTCAAGCACGCTTTGAAATTCATATCTAAAAAGACGGCTTTGCCACCATTGGGGTTGGTAACGATTGCGTCGTATTTACCGAAAGAGTGGGATATTAAGCTTGTTGACATGAACGCTGAAAAATTAAGCGAAAGTGATGTGAAAAATTCCGATTACGTTTTCATAAGTGCGATGACCATTCAACGTGAATCGGCGAAAGAAGTTATAAAGATGGCTAACAATTTAGGAACTCCTGTGGTTGCGGGAGGGCCGCTATTCACCATGGAACCTGATCACTTCCCGAACGTTGATCATTTTGTTTTGGGTGAAGCTGAAGAGGTAATGTCGAAGCTCGTAAATGATATAGAAAAAGGAGAGGTGAAACATTATTACGCTTCTCCCAGGTTCCCGGATATAAAGAAAACACCTGTTCCAAGGTGGGATTTGCTGAATCTAAAATGGTACGCTTCGATGAGTTTGCAATTCTCAAGGGGATGTCCTTACAATTGCGAGTTTTGTGATATAGGTGCTCTCAACGGAAGAGTCCCACGTTCAAAAGATACAGAACAAGTTATAAGAGAACTTCAATCTCTATACGATGCGGGATGGAGAAAAGCGGTTTTCTTTGTGGACGACAATTTCATAGGCAAAAAAGTGGTTTTAAAGAAGGAAGTCCTTCCCGCCGTCATAAGATGGCAAAGGGAACATGGCGATCCCTTTACTTTTTACACAGAGGTATCTGTGGATCTTTCAGATGATGAAGAGCTAATGAATTTAATGCAGGAAGCTGGATTTAACAGGGTGTTCGTGGGAATTGAAACGCCAGATCCGGATAGCTTGCAAGAGGCGAATAAGTACCAGAATATCAAACATGATCTGAAGACTTCTATTCAAAAAATGCAATCCCACGGTTTTGACGTTCAAGGTGGTTTTATAGTTGGCTTCGACAACGATAGGCCGACCATATTCGAAAGGCAGTTCAATTTCATTCAAGAAGTTGGGATAGTTACCGCCATGATGGGAATATTGAACGCACCACGTGGAAGTGCGCTTTACGAAAGAATGAGAAAAGAGAAAAGGTTGATAGGAGAAATAACGGGAGACAACGTGAACATATCCACGAATTTCATTCCGAAAATGGATCCTAAAGTTTTAATAGAAGGGTACAAAAAGCTGGTTTCCGCACTTTATACACCAAAGAATTATTACAAAAGACTAAGAAAGTTCTTGTCTGTTTACAACTTGCCAAAACTTGCCAGGCCAAAGATAGACTTCAACGACGTGAAGGCTTTTTTAAAATCAATGGTCTTCATAGGTGTTTTTGGGAAAGAAAGGAAGGAATATTGGAAAGCGCTTATGTGGAGTCTTTTCAAGAAACCGAAGTATTTTTCAACGGTGGTGGCTTTTGCCATCTACGGCTATCATTTTAGAAAGATAGCGGAAAAGGTTGCAAGAGAAAACAGTGAAGTTGTCGTAAGAGAGCTGTGTTCTGAACATTGA